In Candidatus Kaistella beijingensis, a genomic segment contains:
- a CDS encoding SRPBCC family protein, which yields MKINLTKQSGIYTLTSEQKLPISLEKAWEFFTLPTNLDRITPKEMQFEITNNPSAKTYLGQIITYKIGILPFIKSNWITEITHFESPNKNDHKSSFFVDEQRFGPYAMWHHEHHFQEISDREVLMTDIVNFKLPFGILGDLLAGNYVRNKVKFIFESRFKILENIFEAD from the coding sequence TTGAAAATCAACCTTACCAAACAGTCGGGAATCTATACTTTGACTTCCGAACAGAAGCTTCCGATTTCTTTGGAAAAAGCTTGGGAGTTTTTTACGCTTCCTACCAATTTGGACAGAATTACGCCGAAAGAAATGCAGTTCGAAATCACGAACAATCCATCTGCAAAAACGTATCTCGGACAAATCATCACCTATAAAATCGGCATTTTACCTTTTATTAAAAGCAATTGGATTACCGAAATCACCCATTTTGAAAGCCCAAATAAAAATGATCATAAAAGCAGTTTCTTTGTGGATGAACAACGTTTCGGACCTTACGCAATGTGGCATCACGAACATCATTTTCAAGAGATTTCTGATAGAGAAGTTTTGATGACCGACATTGTCAACTTTAAACTTCCTTTTGGAATTTTGGGGGATTTATTGGCAGGAAATTATGTGAGAAACAAGGTGAAATTTATTTTTGAAAGTCGATTTAAAATTCTTGAAAATATTTTTGAAGCTGACTAG
- the trpA gene encoding tryptophan synthase subunit alpha, with translation MNKDNFGLRTSDFGLQKKLNIYFTAGIPNLEDTGKIAKLIQDSGADMMEIGIPYSDPVADGPVIQEGHVLALQNGMTIKKLFEQLAEIKESVTIPKILMGYLNPVIQFGFENFCKKCQEVGIFGLILPDLPPFEFEKKYQQILEHYGLNFIFLVTPETSEERIKYLDSLSSGFLYAVSSSSTTGKENANVKNEEYLERLSTLNLKNPVYVGFGIKNKIDFESVTEHLEGGIIGTAFVKILLENKGFEEKAKSFIHGIKN, from the coding sequence ATGAACAAAGATAACTTCGGACTTCGGACTTCGGACTTCGGGCTTCAAAAAAAACTCAATATATATTTCACCGCAGGAATTCCGAATTTGGAAGACACGGGAAAAATTGCGAAATTAATCCAAGATTCAGGTGCAGATATGATGGAAATAGGTATTCCATATTCCGACCCGGTTGCTGATGGACCTGTAATTCAGGAAGGACACGTTTTAGCGTTACAGAACGGTATGACCATCAAAAAACTTTTCGAGCAGTTGGCGGAAATAAAAGAATCCGTCACGATTCCTAAAATTTTAATGGGATATCTAAATCCTGTAATTCAGTTTGGATTTGAAAATTTCTGCAAAAAATGTCAGGAAGTTGGGATTTTCGGATTGATTTTGCCTGATTTGCCGCCTTTTGAATTTGAAAAAAAGTATCAGCAAATTTTGGAGCACTATGGATTGAATTTCATTTTCTTGGTAACACCAGAAACTTCTGAAGAGCGCATTAAATACTTGGATTCTTTGAGTTCGGGCTTTTTGTACGCCGTTTCAAGTTCATCAACAACAGGGAAGGAAAATGCAAATGTGAAGAATGAAGAATATTTGGAAAGACTTTCAACATTAAACTTAAAAAATCCCGTGTATGTTGGTTTTGGGATTAAGAACAAAATTGACTTTGAATCTGTTACAGAACATTTGGAAGGTGGTATTATCGGAACTGCATTTGTAAAAATATTGCTTGAAAATAAGGGTTTTGAAGAAAAAGCCAAAAGTTTTATTCATGGCATAAAGAATTAA
- the trpB gene encoding tryptophan synthase subunit beta, translated as MNYKNPDENGYYGEFGGAFIPEMLYPNVAELQSKYLEIIESEEFQKEFQDLLKNYVGRATPLYFAKNLSEKYGAQIYLKREDLNHTGAHKINNALGQALLAKKLGKNRIIAETGAGQHGVATATACALLGLECIIYMGEIDIARQAPNVARMKMLGAKVVPAKSGSKTLKDAVNEALRDWINNPVTTHYIIGSVVGPHPFPDLVARFQSVISKEIREQLNEKIGRENPDYVIACVGGGSNAAGTFYHFVNEENVKLIAAEAGGFGINSGKSAATTFLGTLGVLHGSKSLVMQDKDGQVIEPHSISAGLDYPGIGPFHANLFQQNRAEFFSINDDEALKSAFELTKLEGIIPALESAHALAVLDKKKFGEKEVLVICLSGRGDKDMETYLQKMGDARWKMEK; from the coding sequence ATGAATTATAAAAACCCCGACGAAAACGGTTATTACGGCGAATTTGGAGGCGCATTTATTCCCGAAATGCTTTATCCAAATGTTGCCGAATTGCAATCAAAATATTTAGAAATTATTGAGTCTGAAGAGTTCCAAAAAGAGTTTCAGGATTTGCTGAAAAACTATGTTGGTCGCGCAACACCACTTTATTTTGCCAAAAACTTGAGCGAGAAATATGGTGCCCAAATTTATCTGAAAAGAGAAGATTTGAATCACACAGGAGCACATAAAATCAACAACGCTTTAGGTCAGGCTTTGCTTGCTAAAAAATTAGGTAAAAATCGCATAATTGCAGAAACGGGAGCCGGACAACACGGCGTTGCGACGGCTACTGCATGTGCTTTGCTTGGTTTGGAATGCATTATTTATATGGGAGAAATCGACATTGCTCGACAAGCACCAAATGTCGCACGAATGAAAATGCTTGGTGCAAAAGTTGTTCCTGCAAAATCAGGTTCAAAAACGCTGAAAGATGCGGTGAATGAAGCACTTCGAGATTGGATTAATAATCCTGTGACTACTCACTACATTATTGGAAGCGTGGTTGGTCCGCACCCTTTTCCTGATTTGGTTGCGCGGTTTCAAAGTGTGATTTCTAAGGAAATAAGGGAACAACTTAATGAGAAAATCGGCAGAGAAAACCCTGATTATGTCATCGCTTGCGTTGGCGGCGGAAGCAATGCGGCAGGAACTTTTTACCATTTCGTGAATGAAGAAAATGTGAAGTTGATTGCCGCAGAAGCAGGCGGTTTTGGAATAAATTCGGGTAAATCTGCAGCGACGACTTTTTTGGGAACTCTCGGTGTTTTACACGGCAGCAAAAGTTTGGTGATGCAGGATAAAGACGGACAAGTAATCGAACCACACTCCATTTCCGCAGGTTTGGATTATCCGGGAATCGGACCTTTTCATGCGAATTTATTTCAGCAAAATCGTGCGGAATTTTTCAGCATTAATGATGATGAAGCGTTGAAATCCGCTTTTGAACTGACAAAGTTGGAGGGAATTATTCCTGCTTTGGAAAGCGCGCACGCTTTGGCGGTTTTGGACAAGAAAAAGTTTGGAGAAAAAGAGGTATTGGTAATTTGTTTGAGCGGACGTGGTGATAAGGATATGGAAACGTATTTGCAAAAGATGGGAGATGCAAGATGGAAGATGGAAAAATAA
- a CDS encoding phosphoribosylanthranilate isomerase — translation MNQIQELIYLNVDFLGFIFYEKSPRFVLNHLSFDEIKSINHKGKVGVFVNESIEKIIEIAERGGLNYIQLHGDEDEHFILNLRQKLNENIKIIKVFRVGTQNLKLETWNLKPTDYFLFDTDSQSFGGTGQTFDWNILNNLEIPKPYFLSGGISLENFENIKDLNQKPFALDINSKFETEPGIKDLEKVKKIKTLLQDEL, via the coding sequence TTGAATCAAATTCAGGAATTAATTTATTTGAATGTAGATTTTCTTGGTTTTATTTTCTACGAAAAATCCCCGAGATTTGTTTTAAATCATTTAAGTTTTGATGAAATAAAATCTATAAATCATAAAGGAAAAGTTGGAGTTTTCGTCAATGAATCCATTGAAAAAATTATTGAAATAGCGGAAAGGGGTGGTTTAAACTATATTCAACTTCACGGCGATGAAGACGAACACTTCATTTTAAATCTAAGACAAAAATTAAATGAAAACATCAAAATAATTAAAGTTTTCAGAGTCGGAACACAAAACTTAAAACTTGAAACTTGGAACTTGAAACCAACCGATTACTTCCTGTTCGACACCGATTCCCAATCTTTTGGCGGAACAGGACAAACTTTTGATTGGAATATTTTAAATAATCTAGAAATTCCAAAACCCTATTTCTTGAGCGGCGGAATTTCACTTGAGAATTTTGAAAACATTAAAGATTTAAACCAAAAACCTTTTGCTTTGGACATCAACTCAAAATTTGAAACAGAACCTGGAATTAAGGATTTAGAAAAAGTAAAAAAAATTAAAACACTATTACAAGATGAATTATAA
- the ggt gene encoding gamma-glutamyltransferase — protein MKKFLLLSVLFSHLAFSQFTDINIVKEIRTKDKGLVVSAHPLASEAGAKIMKMGGNAYDAVIATQYALAVVYPQAGNIGGGGFLVGVKNNGEKFTIDFRETAPEKSSRDMYLDKNGKANTDLSQNGRLAVGIPGSVAGFFATLKYAKLPMEKLIQPAIDLAEKGFAITEREANLLNNQMEFFNQHNKNKTVFQKDKWKQADILVQKDLAETLKLIQKNGAKGFYEGKTAELIVDEMKRGNGIITLNDLKNYKVAERKPIVFDYKGNEIVSMPLPSSGGVLLAQMLKMSSFENLEKYQQNSTEAVQIMVEAERRAFADRAEFMGDPAFINDQTSMLISEEYLKNRWKSFHKNQATPSSEVGKIIPQPKESTETTHISIIDKEGNAVAVTTTLNGLYGSKVVVSGAGFFLNNEMDDFSIKPGVPNMFGAVGGEANKIEPGKRMLSSMTPTIVLKNGKPFIVVGTPGGTTIPTSVYQSIVNVVDFKLNPNFSVNLPKFHHQWLPEIVAVEKHFPETTISNLEKLGYKIERWNQIGRTEMIVIDEKGNATAVADGRGDDSVAVE, from the coding sequence ATGAAAAAATTTCTCCTGCTTTCTGTTCTGTTTTCACACCTCGCTTTTTCACAATTTACTGATATCAATATTGTAAAAGAGATCAGGACGAAAGACAAAGGTTTGGTGGTTTCCGCACATCCACTTGCAAGTGAAGCCGGAGCAAAAATAATGAAAATGGGCGGAAATGCTTATGACGCTGTAATTGCGACGCAATATGCTTTAGCCGTAGTTTATCCACAAGCAGGAAATATTGGTGGTGGTGGTTTCTTGGTTGGTGTAAAAAATAATGGCGAAAAATTTACCATCGATTTTCGTGAAACGGCACCGGAAAAATCTTCAAGAGATATGTACCTCGACAAAAACGGAAAAGCCAATACCGACCTTTCCCAAAACGGAAGATTAGCGGTCGGAATTCCTGGTTCTGTTGCAGGATTTTTTGCCACTTTGAAATATGCGAAACTTCCGATGGAAAAATTAATTCAGCCTGCAATTGATTTGGCGGAAAAAGGTTTTGCGATCACCGAACGAGAAGCAAACTTGCTCAACAATCAGATGGAATTTTTTAACCAACATAATAAAAATAAAACTGTTTTTCAAAAAGATAAATGGAAACAGGCCGATATTTTGGTTCAAAAAGATTTGGCGGAAACTTTAAAACTCATTCAAAAAAATGGAGCGAAAGGTTTCTACGAAGGAAAAACAGCAGAATTAATCGTCGATGAAATGAAGCGCGGAAACGGAATAATCACTTTAAATGATCTAAAGAACTATAAAGTTGCCGAAAGAAAACCCATCGTTTTCGATTATAAAGGAAATGAAATTGTCTCGATGCCGTTACCTTCAAGCGGCGGAGTTTTGTTGGCTCAAATGCTGAAAATGTCTTCTTTTGAAAACCTTGAAAAATACCAACAAAATTCAACCGAAGCTGTTCAAATTATGGTGGAAGCTGAAAGACGCGCATTCGCAGACAGAGCCGAATTTATGGGCGATCCCGCTTTTATTAATGATCAAACTTCGATGCTGATTTCTGAAGAATATCTGAAAAACCGTTGGAAATCTTTCCATAAAAATCAGGCGACACCTAGTTCCGAAGTTGGAAAAATTATTCCTCAACCAAAAGAATCTACCGAAACTACACACATTTCAATCATCGACAAAGAAGGAAATGCAGTTGCAGTCACCACGACTTTGAACGGACTTTATGGAAGTAAAGTTGTCGTTTCTGGTGCAGGATTTTTCCTCAACAATGAAATGGACGATTTCTCCATCAAACCGGGCGTTCCCAATATGTTCGGCGCAGTTGGCGGTGAAGCGAATAAAATTGAGCCGGGAAAAAGAATGCTTTCCTCCATGACTCCGACCATTGTTTTGAAAAACGGAAAACCTTTCATCGTCGTTGGAACTCCAGGTGGAACTACGATTCCAACTTCTGTTTATCAGTCGATCGTGAATGTGGTGGATTTTAAACTGAATCCAAATTTTTCTGTCAATCTTCCAAAATTTCATCATCAATGGCTTCCGGAAATTGTTGCGGTAGAAAAACATTTCCCTGAAACCACCATTTCTAATTTAGAAAAACTCGGTTACAAAATTGAAAGATGGAACCAAATCGGCAGAACCGAAATGATTGTGATTGATGAAAAAGGAAACGCAACCGCAGTCGCAGATGGACGTGGCGATGATTCTGTCGCAGTGGAGTAG